The Lysinibacillus pakistanensis genome includes a window with the following:
- a CDS encoding RluA family pseudouridine synthase, with protein MTQVAYTMEEQQQGERIDKALSSVQSEWSRTQIGNWITDGIVKVNGETVKAKYKVKAGDLVEIDVPEAEPLDVIAENLKLDIVYEDADVLVVNKPKGMVVHPAPGHMTGTLVNGLMYHCKDLSGINGVLRPGIVHRIDKDTSGLLMVAKNDAAHESLVNQLVNKTVTRKYTALVHGHIAHDKGTIDAPIGRDQKDRQKQAVVDNGKHAVTHFQVIERFGDYTLVECRLETGRTHQIRVHMNYIGYPLVGDPKYGPKKTIDFGGQVLHAGILGFDHPTSGEYLEFETPPPADYEQLLNELRNRH; from the coding sequence GGAAGAACAGCAGCAGGGAGAGCGCATTGATAAGGCACTTTCAAGTGTGCAATCAGAATGGTCGCGCACACAAATTGGGAATTGGATTACAGACGGCATTGTCAAAGTAAATGGCGAGACAGTTAAGGCGAAGTATAAGGTAAAAGCAGGAGATTTGGTTGAAATTGATGTTCCAGAAGCAGAGCCATTAGATGTCATTGCTGAAAACTTAAAACTTGACATTGTTTATGAGGATGCAGACGTTCTTGTGGTGAATAAGCCTAAGGGTATGGTTGTACATCCAGCGCCTGGACATATGACGGGAACACTCGTTAATGGTTTAATGTATCACTGTAAGGATTTATCAGGCATTAACGGTGTTTTGCGCCCAGGCATTGTCCACCGCATTGATAAGGATACATCGGGATTATTAATGGTGGCTAAAAATGATGCAGCTCATGAATCATTAGTCAATCAGCTAGTCAATAAAACTGTAACACGTAAGTATACTGCCCTTGTTCACGGGCATATTGCACATGATAAAGGAACAATTGATGCACCGATTGGACGCGACCAGAAGGATCGTCAAAAGCAAGCAGTTGTAGATAATGGCAAGCATGCCGTAACCCATTTCCAAGTCATTGAACGTTTTGGTGACTATACGCTTGTAGAATGTCGTTTAGAAACAGGACGAACTCATCAAATCCGTGTGCATATGAATTATATTGGCTATCCACTTGTGGGTGATCCAAAATATGGTCCGAAAAAGACAATAGATTTTGGAGGACAAGTTTTACATGCAGGTATTTTAGGCTTCGATCATCCTACGTCAGGTGAATATTTAGAGTTTGAAACACCACCTCCTGCTGATTATGAACAATTATTAAATGAATTAAGAAATAGGCATTGA
- the pyrR gene encoding bifunctional pyr operon transcriptional regulator/uracil phosphoribosyltransferase PyrR, whose amino-acid sequence MAQNELIDGPSMARAVTRIAHEIIERNKGIDECILVGIKTRGAFLAKRLAERIEKIEGKPIRTGELDITLYRDDLSTKHANEQAHVEQVDIDYLVVNQKIILVDDVLYTGRTVRAALDAIMDLGRPAQIQLAVLVDRGHRELPIRADYVGKNVPTSGSERIIVNLQEVDGEDCVILYKED is encoded by the coding sequence ATGGCACAAAATGAGCTAATAGATGGCCCATCCATGGCAAGAGCAGTAACACGTATTGCTCATGAAATTATTGAACGCAATAAAGGGATTGATGAATGTATCTTAGTTGGCATTAAAACGCGAGGTGCTTTTCTTGCAAAACGACTTGCAGAAAGAATTGAAAAAATTGAAGGTAAACCGATTCGTACAGGGGAGCTAGATATCACCTTATATCGAGATGATTTATCAACAAAGCATGCTAACGAACAGGCACATGTTGAACAAGTTGATATTGATTATCTTGTTGTCAATCAAAAGATTATTCTTGTGGATGATGTTTTATATACAGGACGGACTGTACGCGCGGCATTAGATGCAATCATGGATTTAGGGCGACCTGCTCAAATTCAACTAGCCGTCCTTGTTGACAGAGGTCATAGAGAGCTACCAATTAGAGCCGATTATGTTGGTAAAAATGTACCAACATCTGGATCAGAGCGCATTATCGTAAATTTACAAGAAGTAGACGGAGAAGATTGCGTCATTCTTTATAAAGAAGATTAA